The genomic segment GCGTATCGGGCTCGAAGTTCAGTACGGTTTCCTCCAGTGAGAGGGGGCCGATGCCGATCTTGCGCACAGAGCCCAGGCCGTTCGGGTCTGCCTGGTCACTGTCTTTGATCCGTTTGACCGGTGCGCCAAGCATTTTTCCGAAACGCTGGTGATCTGCAAACAGGGCGAATACCTTTTTGCGAGGGACATTAAAAGTCTCATTGATTTCAATGGTGTACATAGCCATGGTTGCTCTCTTGTTGTAGGCATTGGGACAAGAGTAACCGTTCACAGAGTTCAACAAAAGTCGCAGATGTGGGCAGGTGCAAGGTTGGCCTTACAATCCACACTGGTTATACTCATGCACGCTCAGGACGAGTAAGCAGTTCATCATTAATTTTCAGGGACCGAAGTCATGCCCCAGGCAAGCGGATTGCAGTTCACCGCCCGTGTAGGCGAATTCCCCTCAGATCACTTTGTTGTCGCCAGCTTCGCGCTGACCGAAAGCCTCTCCCAGCTGTTTCAGGGTCGAGTGCATCTGGCCAGTACTGACCCGGACGTGCAGGCGGCGGATATCCTGGAACAACCGGTGGACCTGGTGGTGTGGCAAGACGGCCAACCCCTGCGGCGCTTCACCGGCGTGGTGAACGAATTCGTCCGCGGCAACACCGGCCACCGCCGCACCGCCTATCAAGTGGTCATCCAGCCCCCGGCCTGGCGCCTGGGCCTGATGCACAATAGCCGCATCTTCCAGACCCAGACCACCGATGCCATCGTGCGCACCCTGCTGGAAGAGCGGGGCATCATTGATACGGTCTTTGACTTCAAGCGCCCCCCGGAAGAGCGGGAATACTGCGTCCAGCACCGGGAAAGCGACCTGCAGTTCATCAACCGCCTGGCCGCCGAAGAAGGCTGGCACTACCGCTACCAGCACGGCAGCGTGGATGGAGAAGAACAACCGGCGTTAATCATCGCCGACCACCACGGCGACGCCCCGAAACTGGACCCGGTGCCCTGCAACACCCAGG from the Marinobacter sp. LQ44 genome contains:
- a CDS encoding SRPBCC family protein, whose amino-acid sequence is MAMYTIEINETFNVPRKKVFALFADHQRFGKMLGAPVKRIKDSDQADPNGLGSVRKIGIGPLSLEETVLNFEPDTLIEYAITSMSPIKNHLGRIRFSETPDGQTQLNYTITFEDIVPFSGKVVSVALEQGLRRGIKRVPKLA